One part of the Parabacteroides distasonis ATCC 8503 genome encodes these proteins:
- the trxA gene encoding thioredoxin gives MGFIKVGAVLFASLLVGMANASNGNKNNNNKTENKMTVTELTQEDFVKKVYDFETNPNAWKFEGDKPAVIDFYATWCGPCKMMSPILDEISKEYEGKINVYKVNVDKEADLASVFGIRSIPSLLFVPMKKEPSMVQGAMPKNELKKLVDDILLESK, from the coding sequence ATGGGTTTTATTAAGGTCGGTGCCGTATTGTTCGCAAGTCTTTTGGTAGGAATGGCGAACGCTAGTAATGGAAATAAGAATAATAACAATAAAACAGAAAATAAAATGACAGTAACAGAATTAACACAAGAAGATTTCGTAAAGAAAGTGTATGACTTTGAGACAAACCCGAACGCATGGAAGTTCGAGGGTGATAAACCTGCGGTTATCGATTTCTATGCCACTTGGTGTGGCCCTTGTAAGATGATGTCTCCTATCTTGGATGAGATCAGCAAAGAGTACGAGGGTAAAATCAACGTATATAAGGTGAATGTCGATAAAGAGGCGGATTTAGCGAGTGTTTTCGGTATCCGTAGTATTCCTTCTTTATTGTTTGTACCGATGAAGAAAGAACCGAGTATGGTTCAAGGGGCTATGCCGAAGAATGAGTTGAAGAAATTGGTAGATGATATTTTATTAGAGTCGAAATAA
- a CDS encoding YkvA family protein, whose amino-acid sequence MDTRKIEDVPFEEVHEIQRYGTYFSEKSFWKKIERVAKKVGATVLRPVFTLYYMLQDEKVPLQHKAYIIGALGYFILPFDLIPESVLPIIGFTDDVAVMTFVLKMVKDSITPEIRRKADQKILDLFPDPA is encoded by the coding sequence ATGGACACAAGAAAGATTGAGGATGTTCCTTTCGAGGAAGTACATGAGATACAAAGATATGGGACTTATTTCTCGGAGAAGAGTTTCTGGAAGAAGATAGAGCGGGTAGCGAAGAAAGTGGGGGCTACGGTATTGCGTCCTGTCTTCACGCTGTATTATATGTTGCAGGATGAAAAGGTACCTCTTCAACATAAGGCTTATATAATCGGGGCTTTAGGATACTTTATATTGCCTTTCGACTTGATCCCGGAGAGCGTGCTCCCCATTATCGGCTTCACGGACGATGTGGCGGTGATGACTTTCGTATTGAAAATGGTGAAGGATAGCATTACACCGGAGATCCGGAGAAAAGCGGATCAGAAAATACTGGATCTGTTTCCTGATCCGGCTTGA
- a CDS encoding 8-amino-7-oxononanoate synthase produces MKSYNEQLTALRASGNLRHLPEVEHQGIWILKEGMRMLNLSSNDYLGLASRQDLQEEFQASTQDRFYPYSSSSSRLLTGNFSVYTKLEKQIARSFDREAALIFNSGYHANTGILPALTDKQTLLLADKLVHASIIDGILLSGSPFLRYRHNDYDQLERLVQKNACQYETIIILTESIFSMDGDVADLNRLIAIKRQYPNILLYVDEAHAIGARGKTGLGIAEEQSCIQEIDLLVGTFGKALASMGAYLVCSRTIREYLVNTMRPLIFSTALPPFQIAWTSFIWEQLPSFTKERENLLAYSRLLAEALTGKGGEISQSHIIPFIVGESEDCVRKAEELQRKGFYCLPVRPPTVPKGTSRIRFSLTANLTIKNIHQLIVETGRALSPTGTCPVSTPPDR; encoded by the coding sequence ATGAAATCATATAACGAGCAACTTACGGCTTTACGAGCCTCCGGGAATCTTAGGCACCTACCGGAAGTCGAGCATCAAGGAATATGGATATTAAAAGAGGGAATGCGTATGCTGAATCTCTCTTCCAACGATTATCTTGGATTAGCCAGCCGGCAGGATTTACAAGAGGAGTTTCAAGCATCCACACAAGACCGCTTCTATCCCTACTCCTCCTCATCATCCCGCTTGCTGACGGGTAATTTCTCCGTCTATACGAAACTGGAGAAACAGATCGCCCGCTCCTTCGACCGGGAAGCCGCATTGATCTTCAATAGCGGCTATCATGCCAACACCGGAATCCTCCCGGCCTTAACCGATAAACAGACCTTATTACTCGCCGACAAGCTGGTGCACGCCAGCATCATCGATGGCATCTTGTTGAGTGGCTCCCCATTCCTCCGTTACCGCCACAACGACTATGACCAACTGGAACGCCTCGTACAAAAGAACGCCTGTCAATACGAGACGATCATCATCTTGACCGAAAGCATTTTCAGCATGGACGGGGATGTAGCGGATTTAAACCGCCTGATAGCTATCAAAAGGCAATATCCCAATATCCTATTGTACGTAGACGAGGCTCATGCCATCGGAGCCCGTGGAAAGACGGGGCTAGGTATCGCCGAGGAACAAAGTTGTATCCAAGAGATCGATCTATTGGTCGGTACTTTCGGCAAGGCGTTAGCGTCTATGGGGGCCTATTTGGTTTGTTCCCGTACGATACGGGAATATCTGGTCAATACGATGCGACCGCTCATATTCAGTACGGCCCTGCCACCGTTCCAAATCGCATGGACTTCCTTCATCTGGGAGCAACTCCCCTCGTTCACGAAGGAACGGGAGAATCTTCTAGCATATAGCCGATTGCTGGCGGAGGCTTTAACGGGCAAAGGAGGCGAGATCAGCCAAAGCCACATCATCCCTTTCATTGTGGGAGAGAGCGAGGATTGCGTACGGAAAGCGGAAGAGCTACAACGAAAAGGCTTCTACTGCCTCCCCGTTCGCCCGCCGACAGTGCCCAAAGGTACCTCCCGTATCCGCTTCTCCCTTACGGCAAACCTCACAATAAAAAATATTCATCAACTGATTGTAGAGACGGGGCGTGCCTTGTCTCCCACCGGGACATGCCCCGTCTCTACACCCCCGGATAGATAA
- the bioC gene encoding malonyl-ACP O-methyltransferase BioC codes for MEVIEQERIRRRFSQAVNTYDDHADAQKRICAHLVQLLTVYTSSHFRRVLEIGCGSGGFTRLLKQECQIEEWVLNDLCETWQSAIEELFPSATPLFLAGDAERLAFPGTFDLIASASALQWMKDLPRFLHKLSSTLSPGGMLAFNTFTPDNLHEIKELTGEGLTYPTAGQLREWLSTYFQIVHEEEGNIALTFRHPLEVLRHLKYTGVTANASCVWTRGKQERFCRDYQERFPSADGGVTLTYRPLYILVVKR; via the coding sequence ATGGAAGTAATCGAACAAGAACGGATCCGCCGGCGTTTCAGCCAAGCGGTGAATACATACGACGATCACGCGGATGCCCAGAAACGGATATGCGCCCATCTGGTACAGCTATTGACCGTATACACCTCCTCTCATTTCCGCAGGGTGCTGGAAATCGGTTGCGGAAGCGGCGGATTCACCCGTTTATTAAAACAAGAATGCCAAATCGAGGAATGGGTACTCAACGATCTTTGCGAGACTTGGCAAAGCGCCATCGAGGAGTTGTTTCCTTCCGCCACTCCTCTATTCTTGGCCGGTGATGCCGAGCGACTGGCTTTTCCCGGCACGTTCGACTTGATTGCCTCGGCCTCCGCCCTGCAATGGATGAAAGACCTTCCACGTTTCCTCCATAAGCTATCGTCCACCCTATCGCCCGGAGGCATGCTGGCTTTCAACACCTTCACGCCAGACAACCTTCACGAGATCAAGGAACTGACCGGAGAAGGGCTCACCTATCCTACCGCCGGACAATTAAGGGAGTGGTTATCCACCTACTTCCAGATCGTCCATGAAGAGGAAGGAAATATCGCCCTGACCTTCCGGCACCCGCTGGAGGTGCTAAGACATCTAAAGTACACGGGGGTCACGGCCAACGCCTCTTGCGTCTGGACACGGGGAAAACAGGAACGTTTCTGCCGGGATTATCAAGAGAGATTCCCCTCGGCGGATGGTGGGGTCACATTAACTTACCGTCCACTCTATATCTTAGTGGTCAAAAGATAA
- a CDS encoding DUF417 family protein, giving the protein MKKLNDLFYSFLQVAASTQKLGIHLIRISILIIFVWIGGLKFWNYEAEGIVPFVANSPFMSFFYTKSAPEYKTYKLKEGEFDQAKHEWHQENNTYGFSRGLGILIMAIGILTFLGIFSPKIGLVGAGLAIIMTFGTLSFLVTTPEVWVPNLGSGEFGFPLLSGAGRLVIKDTAILAGAIVVLSDSAQRILKKK; this is encoded by the coding sequence ATGAAAAAGTTGAATGACCTGTTTTACTCGTTTTTGCAAGTGGCGGCCTCTACTCAGAAGCTAGGTATTCATTTGATCCGTATATCGATCTTGATCATATTTGTGTGGATCGGCGGTTTGAAGTTCTGGAATTATGAAGCGGAAGGCATCGTTCCGTTTGTGGCGAACAGCCCTTTCATGAGTTTCTTCTATACGAAAAGCGCTCCCGAATATAAGACGTATAAATTAAAAGAGGGTGAGTTCGATCAAGCGAAGCATGAGTGGCATCAAGAGAATAACACGTATGGCTTCTCTCGTGGCTTGGGAATCTTGATCATGGCGATTGGTATCTTGACTTTCCTCGGCATTTTCTCGCCGAAGATCGGTTTGGTAGGAGCGGGGTTGGCTATAATCATGACGTTCGGGACGTTGTCCTTCTTGGTCACGACTCCGGAGGTCTGGGTACCTAATCTCGGCAGCGGGGAATTTGGTTTCCCGTTATTATCGGGGGCCGGGCGATTGGTGATAAAAGATACGGCGATACTGGCCGGTGCGATCGTGGTGCTGTCGGATTCGGCGCAACGGATCTTGAAAAAGAAATAA
- a CDS encoding SusC/RagA family TonB-linked outer membrane protein, which produces MRNVKTWGILFLCLLLLPGVAYAQKRQIEGTVISQEDKEPLIGATVIVKGSLSGAETDLDGHFTLEVDPDAKFIIVDYIGMKQTQVPIPKSGILNVALQPEAMNLDEVVVTGYGNFSRSSFTGSANTLRADLLKEMPVVSIEQKLQGMTSGVNITGSSGQPGANASIRIRGMGSFNASNEPLFVIDGVPVTSGNLSTGSGSEASYMNNAKTNIMSTINPSDIENITVIKDAAAASLYGSRAANGVILITTKQGSKGRTRVTLNASAGFSDAAVDFRPTLNGEQRRELLYEGLVNYAQDQIAKDPASFTQTPEEYANANIGAYTSVPALGYTDWKDVLMRQAVHQNYEASVSGGSENTTVYSSLGYQKQEGLVENSSMERYSGRFNVQQKIGKRGEAGANLMFSQVNQEMNEERTSSINPFYCMAVATPPSYPVFNEDGSYANTYPGTNVNPLRDMRTDYNRVRMTRIFGTAHGAVEIIKGLKLKEVLSYDYSIQKDARYFNALSGAGPKSGSDAQSSKGFIEYGKLISSTSLNYVRTFANKHHLDVLAAYEAESFQTDKAAGEKSKMPSDQLFEPDNAAVINSFVSSTQDYRLLSYLTRLNYDYDNRYYIAGSFRRDGSSRLAPEHRWGNFWSVSGMWHLGAEDFMKAVKPVLSDVKIRASYGVNGNQPGSYYGYMGLYSYGKNYMDNPGSYESTQANPNLKWEKNYNMNLGLDLAFIDRIFVTLEYYNRDTKDLLYNRPISATTGFLNYLGNLGQLNNKGVELEVRSLNISNADFNWTTVLNLTHNKNKIVALDGNLDQVVESSWFIRKIGLPFNTFYVKEFAGVDPSSGNALYYKNTEDENGNLDRTLTQDVNEAQAVPYKQVDPKISGGLTNILSYKWFDLAFTLSYSLGGYSFDKTGTYIETDGASEGNRNLPIYELDRWQKPGDITDIPRFVLGRSDKVSGGSSRFVHSTDHLRLKNLTFGFTLPHNWTDKVLLDKVRVYFSGSNLLTWAKWKQYDPEVPVSGEVFCETPPMRTFSFGVEVNF; this is translated from the coding sequence ATGAGAAATGTAAAAACATGGGGCATACTATTCCTATGTCTACTTCTATTGCCCGGGGTAGCGTATGCACAAAAAAGACAGATCGAGGGAACGGTGATTTCCCAAGAGGACAAGGAGCCTCTGATAGGAGCGACCGTTATCGTAAAAGGGAGCCTGTCGGGAGCAGAGACCGATCTCGACGGGCATTTCACGCTGGAAGTTGATCCTGACGCCAAATTCATTATTGTCGATTACATCGGCATGAAGCAGACCCAAGTACCTATCCCGAAAAGCGGTATCTTAAACGTGGCTTTACAACCGGAGGCGATGAACCTCGATGAGGTCGTGGTAACCGGTTACGGTAACTTCTCACGTTCTTCCTTTACCGGTTCCGCCAACACTTTACGGGCTGACCTACTGAAAGAGATGCCGGTGGTTTCCATAGAACAAAAACTACAAGGCATGACCTCCGGTGTCAATATCACGGGAAGCTCCGGGCAACCGGGAGCGAACGCATCCATCCGTATCCGTGGTATGGGCTCGTTCAACGCATCGAACGAACCTTTGTTTGTGATAGACGGAGTTCCCGTCACCTCGGGAAACCTAAGTACCGGAAGCGGATCGGAGGCCTCCTACATGAACAATGCCAAGACCAACATCATGAGTACGATCAATCCCTCCGATATCGAGAATATCACGGTTATAAAGGATGCCGCCGCCGCCTCCCTTTACGGTTCCCGTGCGGCCAACGGTGTTATCTTGATCACGACCAAACAAGGATCGAAAGGACGTACCCGGGTCACGTTGAACGCTAGCGCAGGATTCTCGGACGCGGCGGTAGACTTCCGCCCGACCCTCAACGGAGAGCAACGCCGGGAACTACTTTATGAAGGCTTGGTTAATTACGCGCAAGACCAGATCGCCAAAGATCCCGCATCTTTCACCCAGACTCCGGAAGAGTACGCCAACGCCAATATCGGGGCATACACTTCTGTTCCCGCTTTAGGCTATACCGATTGGAAAGACGTGTTGATGAGACAGGCCGTACATCAAAATTATGAGGCTTCCGTTTCCGGTGGCTCCGAGAACACGACGGTCTACAGCTCCTTGGGTTATCAAAAACAAGAGGGTCTGGTGGAGAACTCATCGATGGAACGATACTCCGGACGCTTTAACGTACAACAAAAGATCGGCAAACGAGGCGAGGCCGGAGCGAACCTCATGTTCTCGCAAGTGAATCAAGAGATGAACGAGGAACGTACATCCAGTATCAATCCTTTCTATTGCATGGCAGTAGCCACTCCTCCCTCCTACCCAGTATTTAACGAGGATGGTTCCTACGCCAATACCTATCCCGGAACGAACGTAAATCCTTTGCGGGATATGCGTACCGACTATAACCGGGTTCGTATGACCCGTATCTTCGGTACGGCGCACGGTGCGGTAGAGATTATCAAAGGACTTAAATTAAAGGAAGTACTCAGCTATGATTATAGCATCCAAAAGGATGCCCGCTATTTCAACGCATTAAGCGGGGCGGGTCCCAAGAGCGGTAGCGATGCCCAATCGTCCAAAGGTTTTATCGAATACGGGAAATTGATCTCTTCTACCTCATTGAACTACGTGAGGACATTCGCCAACAAACATCATCTGGATGTACTAGCCGCTTATGAGGCGGAAAGTTTCCAGACAGATAAAGCCGCCGGTGAGAAAAGCAAGATGCCGTCCGACCAATTATTCGAGCCGGACAATGCCGCCGTTATAAACAGTTTCGTATCCTCTACACAGGATTATCGGTTGCTTTCTTATCTAACCCGCTTGAATTATGATTACGACAACCGGTATTATATCGCCGGAAGTTTCCGCCGGGATGGTAGTTCCCGATTGGCACCGGAGCATCGCTGGGGTAATTTCTGGTCGGTCTCAGGCATGTGGCATCTGGGAGCCGAGGATTTCATGAAAGCCGTAAAGCCGGTGTTGAGCGATGTCAAGATCCGTGCCTCTTATGGCGTGAACGGTAATCAGCCGGGATCTTATTACGGTTATATGGGTTTATATAGTTACGGAAAGAACTATATGGATAACCCCGGTTCGTATGAAAGCACACAAGCCAATCCCAATCTAAAATGGGAGAAGAACTATAATATGAACCTCGGACTAGACCTCGCGTTTATCGATCGCATCTTCGTAACGCTCGAGTATTACAATCGTGACACCAAGGATTTGCTTTACAACCGTCCGATCAGCGCCACGACCGGATTCCTGAACTATCTGGGTAATCTGGGGCAGTTAAACAATAAAGGTGTCGAGCTGGAGGTTCGTTCCTTGAATATCTCGAACGCAGATTTTAATTGGACTACGGTATTGAACTTGACACATAACAAGAATAAGATCGTGGCCCTTGATGGTAATCTCGATCAAGTGGTAGAAAGTAGTTGGTTTATCCGGAAAATAGGATTGCCATTCAATACATTCTATGTAAAGGAATTCGCCGGGGTAGATCCCTCGAGCGGAAATGCGCTGTATTATAAAAATACGGAAGACGAGAACGGCAATCTAGACCGCACCTTGACCCAAGATGTCAATGAGGCGCAAGCGGTTCCTTATAAACAAGTAGATCCGAAGATATCCGGCGGCCTTACCAATATCCTTTCTTATAAATGGTTCGACTTGGCCTTTACGCTCTCTTATTCATTGGGCGGCTATTCTTTCGACAAGACCGGTACGTATATCGAGACAGACGGAGCCAGCGAAGGAAACCGCAACCTGCCCATCTATGAGTTAGACCGTTGGCAAAAGCCCGGTGATATCACCGACATTCCCCGTTTCGTATTGGGACGCTCCGACAAAGTGAGCGGTGGTTCCTCTCGCTTCGTACATAGTACGGATCACTTGCGGTTAAAGAACCTGACGTTCGGGTTTACCCTGCCTCATAACTGGACCGATAAAGTCTTGCTGGATAAAGTCCGTGTCTATTTCTCCGGCAGCAACTTGCTGACTTGGGCGAAATGGAAGCAATATGATCCGGAAGTGCCCGTATCCGGCGAGGTATTCTGCGAGACACCGCCCATGCGAACCTTTAGCTTCGGCGTGGAAGTTAATTTCTAA
- a CDS encoding RagB/SusD family nutrient uptake outer membrane protein, translating to MKWSIKYIVSALPFLFTACSGDWLDLDPSTSVTSDNAIQSLEDAKTALNGIYRIASEHSYYGDNYLYYADCRGEDVQARIDKGPGRRVSPYYLFNVAADDAFNITRVWNQPYIVIHQANSLIEKIDNGSVQTSDTQEIARIKAEALAMRGLALFDLTRLFGMPYTLDNGASLGVPIEIKTELPTHQPSRNTVAECYNQVIKDLTEALPNLVTTKSDGHQNVWSVKALLSRIYLYMNDNENALKYAQEVINNGGLYTLFTYDEYTSVWGKDFNSESLFEFYFTLTEPSGGSGGEGAPMVYADNVKDWNNLVLTKDFLDLLGEDPDDVRHALCRLPQKPDEDILPTGSTGHPKYLAKYPGKTGDVLTGNPQDNDLCIIRLSEIYLNAAEAAFKLGKRSEALGYLNQIVSRANPNKSVSDSELSLERILKERRKELVGEGHAFFDYMRNNIPVIRKGGWHLPQLPTDAQVINASDPRVALPIPQSEIDANPNIVQNKR from the coding sequence ATGAAATGGTCAATTAAATATATCGTAAGCGCTCTTCCTTTCTTATTCACGGCTTGTTCCGGAGATTGGCTGGATCTGGATCCCTCCACTTCCGTAACCAGCGATAACGCTATTCAGTCACTGGAAGACGCTAAAACCGCATTAAATGGAATCTATCGCATAGCATCCGAGCATAGTTATTATGGAGACAACTACCTCTATTATGCCGACTGCCGTGGCGAAGACGTACAAGCTCGTATTGACAAAGGTCCCGGCAGACGTGTATCTCCGTACTATCTGTTCAACGTAGCCGCCGACGACGCTTTTAATATCACGAGAGTATGGAACCAACCCTATATCGTGATTCATCAAGCGAACAGCTTAATCGAGAAAATAGACAACGGTAGCGTCCAAACCTCCGACACGCAAGAAATCGCCCGTATAAAAGCAGAGGCGTTGGCTATGCGTGGCTTGGCCTTATTCGATTTAACCCGCCTCTTTGGCATGCCTTATACACTGGATAATGGGGCGTCCTTGGGTGTGCCCATCGAGATCAAGACGGAGTTGCCGACTCACCAACCGTCTCGCAACACGGTAGCCGAATGCTACAACCAAGTGATCAAAGACCTGACCGAAGCCTTACCCAACCTTGTTACAACCAAATCCGACGGTCACCAAAATGTATGGAGCGTGAAAGCACTTCTATCTCGTATCTATTTATATATGAACGACAACGAGAACGCCCTTAAATACGCTCAAGAAGTAATCAATAACGGAGGTCTTTATACCTTGTTCACGTACGATGAGTATACCTCCGTATGGGGAAAAGACTTCAATTCCGAATCCCTGTTCGAGTTCTACTTTACGCTTACCGAGCCTTCCGGCGGTAGTGGCGGAGAGGGCGCTCCCATGGTATATGCCGATAACGTGAAAGATTGGAACAATTTGGTCTTGACGAAAGATTTCTTGGATTTACTGGGTGAAGACCCGGATGATGTTCGCCATGCCTTATGCCGCTTACCTCAAAAACCGGACGAGGATATCCTTCCAACCGGTTCGACCGGACATCCTAAATATCTGGCGAAGTATCCCGGAAAAACAGGAGATGTATTGACCGGCAATCCGCAAGACAATGACCTATGCATCATCCGTCTGTCCGAGATATACTTAAATGCGGCCGAGGCAGCTTTCAAGCTAGGAAAACGTAGCGAGGCGTTAGGCTACCTGAATCAAATCGTAAGCCGAGCCAACCCCAATAAATCCGTTAGCGACTCCGAGCTTTCCCTAGAGAGAATCCTTAAAGAACGCCGCAAAGAATTGGTTGGCGAAGGACATGCGTTCTTTGATTACATGCGTAACAATATTCCGGTAATCCGCAAGGGCGGTTGGCATTTGCCGCAATTACCTACCGACGCACAGGTGATCAACGCTTCCGATCCCCGGGTAGCACTCCCGATTCCGCAAAGCGAGATCGACGCAAACCCGAATATCGTACAGAATAAACGGTAA
- a CDS encoding DUF452 family protein: MYIDKIINKLSPSLILCLAGWSTSPELFRHLEVPEQTDLWIAYDYRTLAFEETFAPYKEVHLVAWSLGVWVATRLWAGHRSFTTATALNGTPFPMHDTLGIPTAIFEGTLHHISEEGMRRFNRRMCGDKETFNCYSELSPRPLEEIKEELESLYNQILPEKLESADPRISAFWDQAILSTEDKIFPATNLRNYWQGRCPIQEIKAPHLPFYHYQSWNELWK, encoded by the coding sequence ATGTATATAGATAAGATAATAAATAAGCTATCCCCTAGTCTGATCCTCTGTCTCGCCGGCTGGTCCACCTCGCCGGAGCTTTTCCGCCATCTGGAAGTACCGGAGCAGACAGACCTATGGATTGCCTACGATTACAGGACGCTCGCATTCGAAGAGACATTCGCCCCCTATAAAGAGGTACATCTGGTCGCTTGGTCTCTAGGCGTATGGGTAGCCACCCGACTCTGGGCAGGCCACCGATCCTTTACCACGGCGACCGCCCTGAACGGTACCCCTTTTCCCATGCACGATACGCTAGGCATCCCGACCGCGATCTTCGAGGGAACCCTCCATCATATCAGCGAGGAAGGTATGCGTCGCTTTAACCGCAGGATGTGCGGAGACAAGGAGACATTCAATTGCTATTCGGAACTCTCACCACGTCCGCTGGAGGAGATCAAGGAGGAACTGGAATCTCTATATAATCAGATCCTCCCGGAAAAGCTCGAATCAGCCGATCCGCGGATATCCGCCTTCTGGGATCAAGCCATCCTGTCCACCGAAGATAAGATATTCCCGGCAACCAACCTCCGGAACTACTGGCAAGGCCGTTGCCCCATCCAAGAGATCAAGGCGCCTCATCTTCCTTTTTACCACTATCAATCATGGAACGAATTATGGAAGTAA
- a CDS encoding helix-turn-helix domain-containing protein, translated as MEYIFNTRLRGNIALTDSYHTNLALQKDNTLYKFIWVQSGSLRLEIDHVPTTLVKGEIIPLTPLHHIEFKAINGEYLTLLFNSNFYCIFGHDNEVSCNGFLFNGTSNVMQLKLSESQVASLRDITDSLTSEYAIKDNLQEEMLRILLKRFIILCTRIAREKFSVSPEREKAFDMVRQFYVLVDNHFKEKKMVQDYADMLHRSPKTLSNLFTTCGLPSPLRIIHERIEAEAKRLLLYSQKSAKEITEILGFEDQATFSRFFKKMTGESVSEYRKREKRE; from the coding sequence ATGGAATATATTTTTAATACTCGCTTAAGAGGTAATATAGCGTTGACCGATTCGTATCACACGAACCTTGCTTTGCAGAAAGATAATACGCTTTACAAGTTTATTTGGGTACAAAGCGGTTCGTTGCGACTGGAGATCGATCACGTACCGACTACCTTAGTGAAAGGTGAGATTATTCCCTTGACTCCTTTGCACCATATCGAGTTCAAGGCGATCAATGGCGAGTACTTGACCCTTCTGTTTAACAGTAACTTCTATTGTATTTTCGGACATGACAATGAGGTGTCGTGTAATGGTTTTCTTTTTAACGGGACTTCCAATGTGATGCAATTGAAATTGAGCGAATCCCAAGTTGCCTCTTTGCGCGATATCACCGACAGCCTAACGAGTGAGTACGCCATAAAGGATAATTTGCAAGAGGAGATGCTGCGTATCTTACTGAAACGTTTCATTATTTTGTGCACCCGGATCGCACGTGAGAAGTTTTCGGTAAGCCCGGAACGGGAAAAGGCGTTCGATATGGTTCGCCAGTTCTATGTATTGGTAGATAACCATTTTAAGGAAAAGAAGATGGTCCAAGATTATGCGGATATGCTGCATCGCTCCCCAAAAACCCTATCCAACCTTTTTACGACTTGCGGATTACCTTCTCCGTTACGGATCATTCACGAACGAATTGAGGCTGAGGCCAAACGATTGCTATTATATAGCCAGAAGAGCGCGAAGGAAATCACGGAGATCTTGGGCTTCGAGGATCAAGCCACATTCAGCCGTTTTTTCAAGAAAATGACGGGAGAAAGCGTCTCTGAGTACCGGAAAAGAGAGAAACGGGAATAA
- the bioD gene encoding dethiobiotin synthase: protein MNHQTKENVLFISGIDTNVGKTVATGMIAKALAKAGKKVITQKMIQTGCEHVSEDIEAHRQIQGLPFTDEDTQGLTCPYIFTYPCSPHMAAAKDGRRIDLDTITQATRRLRETYEYVLLEGAGGLMVPNDMESLTIDYVKEQAYPLILVTSGKLGSINHTLLSLYACERYGIEVKAIVYNQYPSIDPLIEANTLEYLKAKFPEIPLILLPEMKKGSEELPDIRPLL from the coding sequence ATGAACCATCAAACGAAAGAAAATGTATTATTTATCTCCGGCATAGACACGAACGTCGGAAAGACCGTAGCCACCGGAATGATCGCCAAGGCATTGGCGAAAGCCGGAAAGAAAGTGATCACCCAAAAGATGATACAGACCGGATGCGAGCACGTATCGGAGGATATCGAGGCACACCGCCAAATCCAAGGGCTCCCCTTTACCGACGAGGATACGCAAGGACTGACTTGTCCTTATATCTTCACCTATCCCTGCTCTCCTCATATGGCGGCGGCGAAAGATGGAAGACGTATCGATTTAGACACGATCACCCAAGCCACTCGGCGATTGCGAGAGACCTACGAGTATGTATTACTGGAAGGAGCTGGAGGACTGATGGTTCCGAACGACATGGAATCCCTCACGATCGATTATGTAAAGGAACAGGCGTATCCCTTGATACTTGTCACGTCCGGCAAGCTGGGAAGTATCAATCATACTTTGCTCAGCCTGTACGCCTGCGAACGATACGGCATCGAGGTAAAAGCCATCGTCTATAACCAATATCCAAGCATCGACCCACTGATCGAGGCGAATACCTTGGAGTATCTAAAGGCCAAATTCCCGGAGATCCCCTTAATCCTCCTTCCGGAAATGAAAAAGGGAAGCGAGGAGCTTCCCGATATTCGCCCGTTGCTATAA